Proteins encoded together in one Monomorium pharaonis isolate MP-MQ-018 chromosome 8, ASM1337386v2, whole genome shotgun sequence window:
- the LOC105831222 gene encoding post-GPI attachment to proteins factor 6 isoform X6 — MSCSVIPQANQQDLLRSYKSYSDVTMFHYTVPREVIRATWQFAAFMDDPTCHPRKVYIHIRFGSYPIITTDNKVFLMRESTKRDDDIVVTTTTIYQSKNITVVPVYEPQPGDWFVAAYMSYWDEKVQQQGLGHKCQYSIGTIALWSQTDNIVNIPINYQTRLRTSTKTTYYKIYIPSGILSFRVSIWNCSFTLHTVRDIRKPCIEAIYLKGRVLPISNHFHSMESKSLTTNASYSFIESSPYEDSYYYLLIVSNSIIEFNVKIDTSECPIKLTEELFTREYMDIALSFNSMTGMNTYKELIKHKWYYKENNNSRFYNKDEFHQKNEKHETDNLYTKCIPRYQLVRVKHAETFSTVYLLQGKDWLSSRLILTDLIPIMTQFDILPLIDIGGTLEINVHLEVKKLPLTQLVLITMCIQRGRIPKLEDRHSCQNGTVTINLSSLNKRNASSLIAFPQPGTWYIVILATCYKYNKPVRCQMEEMSILLNVRTKKCMFSDENPCGNHGICQEIQKNVLHYATCNCFKGYSGWDCTDISSTMSAISFVSAILLVISNIFFIPAICIAVKQRLYAEGLVYLVTMLFSSLYHACDQSNGQFCITKYEILQYSDFFSSILAFWVTLIAMAELPVAFVPLCHMTGVFVITFSVQIDRMCLINILIPLSLGIIVPILLQIFAHIYRTFQSRKCKTPSRKILLGLLFAIVGLLLYSFIETEKNYQYVHSVWHIIMAISLIFLLPSVKSKQITSPTNASFNDDNESWICKESYGIPTFTIGDQSGKSNDRVNFLHNSSVSEFSNRETSCC; from the exons a tgagTTGCAGTGTAATACCACAGGCGAATCAACAAGATCTGCTTCGCTCGTACAAGAGCTATTCCGACGTAACAATGTTCCATTATACAGTACCAAGAGAAGTGATTCGAGCTACGTGGCAATTTGCAGCTTTCATGGATGATCCCACGTGCCATCCACGGAAAGTTTACat aCATATCAGGTTTGGTAGTTATCCTATAATCACCACagataataaagtatttctaATGAGGGAGTCTACTAAACGGGATGATGATATTGTGGTTACTACTACCACAATTTatcaatcaaaaaatataactgttGTTCCAGTATATGAACCGCAACCTGGAGATTGGTTTGTAGCAGCTTATATGTCTTATTGGGACGAGAAAGTCCAACAACAA GGACTTGGACACAAATGTCAATACAGTATAGGTACAATAGCACTATGGTCGCAAAcagataatattgttaatattccCATTAATTATCAAACTAGATTACGAACAAGTACGAAGACGACATACtacaa gatATATATTCCGTCAGGAATATTGAGCTTCCGTGTATCCATCTGGAACTGCAGCTTTACGTTGCATACTGTTCGTGACATTCGTAAACCTTGTATCGAAGCTATATACTTGAAGGGACGTGTTTTACCAATATCTAATCATTTCCATTCCATGGAATCCAAAAGTCTTACCACGAATGCTAGTTACTCTTTCATAGAATCTTCTCCTTATGAagatagttattattatttattaattgtttcgaATAGCATTATAGAGTTCAACGTCAAGATTGATACAAGCG aatGTCCAATCAAATTGACAGAAGAATTGTTTACTAGAGAATACATGGATATTGCTCTGAGTTTTAATTCCATGACAGGAATGAATACttacaaagaattaataaaacacaaatggtattacaaagaaaataataacagcAGATTTTACAATAAAGATGAATTTCAccaaaaaaatgagaaacatGAGACTGACAATTTGTATACCAAGTGTATACCAAGATATCAATTGGTTCGCGTTAAACATGCAGAGACATTCTCAACCGTTTATCTTTTGCAG ggaaAAGACTGGTTAAGTTCGAGACTAATACTAACTGATTTAATTCCGATAATGACGCAGTTTGATATTTTGCCATTGATAGATATTGGTGGTACACTCGAGATTAATGTACATCTCGAagtaaaaaag CTGCCATTGACGCAATTGGTTTTGATAACAATGTGCATTCAAAGAGGTCGTATACCCAAACTAGAGGATCGTCATTCTTGTCAAAATGGTACTGTAACGATAAACTTGTCATCGTTAAACAAGCGCAACGCAAGTTCGTTAATAGCGTTTCCACAACCAGGTACATGGTACATCGTTATCCTTGCgacatgttataaatataa TAAACCTGTACGCTGTCAAATGGAAGAAATGTCTATCCTACTCAATGTACGTACCAAAAAGTGTATGTTTTCTGATGAGAATCCTTGCGGTAATCACGGCATTTGTCAAGAAATTCAAAAGAATGTCCTTCATTATGCAAcatgtaattgttttaaag GTTACTCGGGATGGGATTGCACCGACATCTCAAGTACCATGTCTGCTATCTCTTTTGTGAGTGCTATACTGCTCGTTATAagcaatatcttttttataccaGCCATATGTATAGCTGTGAAACAAAGGTTGTACGCAGAAGGATTAGTATATTTGGTCACTATGCTATTTTCGTCCCTATATCACGCTTGTGACCAAAGTAATGGacaattttgtattacaaaatatgag ATTTTACAGTATAGTGATTTTTTCTCAAGTATTTTGGCATTTTGGGTAACACTGATAGCAATGGCGGAATTACCGGTAGCTTTTGTACCACTGTGCCATATGACGGGAGTGTTTGTCATCACTTTTAGTGTCCAAATTGACAGGATGTgtttaatcaatatattaataccaCTGTCACTGGGTATCATTGTACCG ATTCTGTTACAGATTTTCGCACATATTTATCGTACTTTTCAATCCAGGAAATGCAAAACACCAAGTCGAAAGATACTATTAGGTTTGCTCTTTGCTATTGTAGGTTTATTACTCTACTCTTTCAttgaaacagaaaaaaactatCAG tACGTTCACAGTGTTTGGCACATAATCATGGCGATTtcgttaatatttttgttaccaTCAGTAAAATCAAAACAAATCACATCGCCGACAAATGCTTCCTTCAATGATGACAATGAATCGTGGATTTGCAAAGAGTCTTACGGAATCCCTACATTTACAATAGGGGATCAATCAGGAAAATCAAATGATCGTGTCAA TTTCTTACACAACAGTTCAGTTTCTGAATTTTCTAATCGAGAAACGTCATGTTGTTAA
- the LOC105831222 gene encoding post-GPI attachment to proteins factor 6 isoform X3 — MISTCFSKLYSTSHQFSVYLKLLFIFFPMSCSVIPQANQQDLLRSYKSYSDVTMFHYTVPREVIRATWQFAAFMDDPTCHPRKVYIHIRFGSYPIITTDNKVFLMRESTKRDDDIVVTTTTIYQSKNITVVPVYEPQPGDWFVAAYMSYWDEKVQQQGLGHKCQYSIGTIALWSQTDNIVNIPINYQTRLRTSTKTTYYKIYIPSGILSFRVSIWNCSFTLHTVRDIRKPCIEAIYLKGRVLPISNHFHSMESKSLTTNASYSFIESSPYEDSYYYLLIVSNSIIEFNVKIDTSECPIKLTEELFTREYMDIALSFNSMTGMNTYKELIKHKWYYKENNNSRFYNKDEFHQKNEKHETDNLYTKCIPRYQLVRVKHAETFSTVYLLQGKDWLSSRLILTDLIPIMTQFDILPLIDIGGTLEINVHLEVKKLPLTQLVLITMCIQRGRIPKLEDRHSCQNGTVTINLSSLNKRNASSLIAFPQPGTWYIVILATCYKYNKPVRCQMEEMSILLNVRTKKCMFSDENPCGNHGICQEIQKNVLHYATCNCFKGYSGWDCTDISSTMSAISFVSAILLVISNIFFIPAICIAVKQRLYAEGLVYLVTMLFSSLYHACDQSNGQFCITKYEILQYSDFFSSILAFWVTLIAMAELPVAFVPLCHMTGVFVITFSVQIDRMCLINILIPLSLGIIVPILLQIFAHIYRTFQSRKCKTPSRKILLGLLFAIVGLLLYSFIETEKNYQYVHSVWHIIMAISLIFLLPSVKSKQITSPTNASFNDDNESWICKESYGIPTFTIGDQSGKSNDRVNFLHNSSVSEFSNRETSCC, encoded by the exons ATGATTTCAACATGTTTCTCAAAACTATATTCGACATCTCACCAATTTTCTGTTTATCTGAAACTTTTGTTCATTTTCTTTCCaa tgagTTGCAGTGTAATACCACAGGCGAATCAACAAGATCTGCTTCGCTCGTACAAGAGCTATTCCGACGTAACAATGTTCCATTATACAGTACCAAGAGAAGTGATTCGAGCTACGTGGCAATTTGCAGCTTTCATGGATGATCCCACGTGCCATCCACGGAAAGTTTACat aCATATCAGGTTTGGTAGTTATCCTATAATCACCACagataataaagtatttctaATGAGGGAGTCTACTAAACGGGATGATGATATTGTGGTTACTACTACCACAATTTatcaatcaaaaaatataactgttGTTCCAGTATATGAACCGCAACCTGGAGATTGGTTTGTAGCAGCTTATATGTCTTATTGGGACGAGAAAGTCCAACAACAA GGACTTGGACACAAATGTCAATACAGTATAGGTACAATAGCACTATGGTCGCAAAcagataatattgttaatattccCATTAATTATCAAACTAGATTACGAACAAGTACGAAGACGACATACtacaa gatATATATTCCGTCAGGAATATTGAGCTTCCGTGTATCCATCTGGAACTGCAGCTTTACGTTGCATACTGTTCGTGACATTCGTAAACCTTGTATCGAAGCTATATACTTGAAGGGACGTGTTTTACCAATATCTAATCATTTCCATTCCATGGAATCCAAAAGTCTTACCACGAATGCTAGTTACTCTTTCATAGAATCTTCTCCTTATGAagatagttattattatttattaattgtttcgaATAGCATTATAGAGTTCAACGTCAAGATTGATACAAGCG aatGTCCAATCAAATTGACAGAAGAATTGTTTACTAGAGAATACATGGATATTGCTCTGAGTTTTAATTCCATGACAGGAATGAATACttacaaagaattaataaaacacaaatggtattacaaagaaaataataacagcAGATTTTACAATAAAGATGAATTTCAccaaaaaaatgagaaacatGAGACTGACAATTTGTATACCAAGTGTATACCAAGATATCAATTGGTTCGCGTTAAACATGCAGAGACATTCTCAACCGTTTATCTTTTGCAG ggaaAAGACTGGTTAAGTTCGAGACTAATACTAACTGATTTAATTCCGATAATGACGCAGTTTGATATTTTGCCATTGATAGATATTGGTGGTACACTCGAGATTAATGTACATCTCGAagtaaaaaag CTGCCATTGACGCAATTGGTTTTGATAACAATGTGCATTCAAAGAGGTCGTATACCCAAACTAGAGGATCGTCATTCTTGTCAAAATGGTACTGTAACGATAAACTTGTCATCGTTAAACAAGCGCAACGCAAGTTCGTTAATAGCGTTTCCACAACCAGGTACATGGTACATCGTTATCCTTGCgacatgttataaatataa TAAACCTGTACGCTGTCAAATGGAAGAAATGTCTATCCTACTCAATGTACGTACCAAAAAGTGTATGTTTTCTGATGAGAATCCTTGCGGTAATCACGGCATTTGTCAAGAAATTCAAAAGAATGTCCTTCATTATGCAAcatgtaattgttttaaag GTTACTCGGGATGGGATTGCACCGACATCTCAAGTACCATGTCTGCTATCTCTTTTGTGAGTGCTATACTGCTCGTTATAagcaatatcttttttataccaGCCATATGTATAGCTGTGAAACAAAGGTTGTACGCAGAAGGATTAGTATATTTGGTCACTATGCTATTTTCGTCCCTATATCACGCTTGTGACCAAAGTAATGGacaattttgtattacaaaatatgag ATTTTACAGTATAGTGATTTTTTCTCAAGTATTTTGGCATTTTGGGTAACACTGATAGCAATGGCGGAATTACCGGTAGCTTTTGTACCACTGTGCCATATGACGGGAGTGTTTGTCATCACTTTTAGTGTCCAAATTGACAGGATGTgtttaatcaatatattaataccaCTGTCACTGGGTATCATTGTACCG ATTCTGTTACAGATTTTCGCACATATTTATCGTACTTTTCAATCCAGGAAATGCAAAACACCAAGTCGAAAGATACTATTAGGTTTGCTCTTTGCTATTGTAGGTTTATTACTCTACTCTTTCAttgaaacagaaaaaaactatCAG tACGTTCACAGTGTTTGGCACATAATCATGGCGATTtcgttaatatttttgttaccaTCAGTAAAATCAAAACAAATCACATCGCCGACAAATGCTTCCTTCAATGATGACAATGAATCGTGGATTTGCAAAGAGTCTTACGGAATCCCTACATTTACAATAGGGGATCAATCAGGAAAATCAAATGATCGTGTCAA TTTCTTACACAACAGTTCAGTTTCTGAATTTTCTAATCGAGAAACGTCATGTTGTTAA
- the LOC105831222 gene encoding post-GPI attachment to proteins factor 6 isoform X7 produces MFLKTIFDISPIFCLSETFVHFLSKYVYFLRKVKSLTYSKFLPKFSARNPKSSTCKIHRIYLFVSCSVIPQANQQDLLRSYKSYSDVTMFHYTVPREVIRATWQFAAFMDDPTCHPRKVYIHIRFGSYPIITTDNKVFLMRESTKRDDDIVVTTTTIYQSKNITVVPVYEPQPGDWFVAAYMSYWDEKVQQQGLGHKCQYSIGTIALWSQTDNIVNIPINYQTRLRTSTKTTYYKIYIPSGILSFRVSIWNCSFTLHTVRDIRKPCIEAIYLKGRVLPISNHFHSMESKSLTTNASYSFIESSPYEDSYYYLLIVSNSIIEFNVKIDTSECPIKLTEELFTREYMDIALSFNSMTGMNTYKELIKHKWYYKENNNSRFYNKDEFHQKNEKHETDNLYTKCIPRYQLVRVKHAETFSTVYLLQGKDWLSSRLILTDLIPIMTQFDILPLIDIGGTLEINVHLEVKKLPLTQLVLITMCIQRGRIPKLEDRHSCQNGTVTINLSSLNKRNASSLIAFPQPGTWYIVILATCYKYNKPVRCQMEEMSILLNVRTKKCMFSDENPCGNHGICQEIQKNVLHYATCNCFKGYSGWDCTDISSTMSAISFVSAILLVISNIFFIPAICIAVKQRLYAEGLVYLVTMLFSSLYHACDQSNGQFCITKYEILQYSDFFSSILAFWVTLIAMAELPVAFVPLCHMTGVFVITFSVQIDRMCLINILIPLSLGIIVPILLQIFAHIYRTFQSRKCKTPSRKILLGLLFAIVGLLLYSFIETEKNYQFLTQQFSF; encoded by the exons ATGTTTCTCAAAACTATATTCGACATCTCACCAATTTTCTGTTTATCTGAAACTTTTGTTCATTTTCTTTCCaagtatgtttattttttacgaaaagtTAAATCACTAACTTACTCGAAATTTTTGCCCAAATTCTCTGCTCGAAATCCCAAATCAAGTACTTGTAAAATACATCGGATATATCTTTTcg tgagTTGCAGTGTAATACCACAGGCGAATCAACAAGATCTGCTTCGCTCGTACAAGAGCTATTCCGACGTAACAATGTTCCATTATACAGTACCAAGAGAAGTGATTCGAGCTACGTGGCAATTTGCAGCTTTCATGGATGATCCCACGTGCCATCCACGGAAAGTTTACat aCATATCAGGTTTGGTAGTTATCCTATAATCACCACagataataaagtatttctaATGAGGGAGTCTACTAAACGGGATGATGATATTGTGGTTACTACTACCACAATTTatcaatcaaaaaatataactgttGTTCCAGTATATGAACCGCAACCTGGAGATTGGTTTGTAGCAGCTTATATGTCTTATTGGGACGAGAAAGTCCAACAACAA GGACTTGGACACAAATGTCAATACAGTATAGGTACAATAGCACTATGGTCGCAAAcagataatattgttaatattccCATTAATTATCAAACTAGATTACGAACAAGTACGAAGACGACATACtacaa gatATATATTCCGTCAGGAATATTGAGCTTCCGTGTATCCATCTGGAACTGCAGCTTTACGTTGCATACTGTTCGTGACATTCGTAAACCTTGTATCGAAGCTATATACTTGAAGGGACGTGTTTTACCAATATCTAATCATTTCCATTCCATGGAATCCAAAAGTCTTACCACGAATGCTAGTTACTCTTTCATAGAATCTTCTCCTTATGAagatagttattattatttattaattgtttcgaATAGCATTATAGAGTTCAACGTCAAGATTGATACAAGCG aatGTCCAATCAAATTGACAGAAGAATTGTTTACTAGAGAATACATGGATATTGCTCTGAGTTTTAATTCCATGACAGGAATGAATACttacaaagaattaataaaacacaaatggtattacaaagaaaataataacagcAGATTTTACAATAAAGATGAATTTCAccaaaaaaatgagaaacatGAGACTGACAATTTGTATACCAAGTGTATACCAAGATATCAATTGGTTCGCGTTAAACATGCAGAGACATTCTCAACCGTTTATCTTTTGCAG ggaaAAGACTGGTTAAGTTCGAGACTAATACTAACTGATTTAATTCCGATAATGACGCAGTTTGATATTTTGCCATTGATAGATATTGGTGGTACACTCGAGATTAATGTACATCTCGAagtaaaaaag CTGCCATTGACGCAATTGGTTTTGATAACAATGTGCATTCAAAGAGGTCGTATACCCAAACTAGAGGATCGTCATTCTTGTCAAAATGGTACTGTAACGATAAACTTGTCATCGTTAAACAAGCGCAACGCAAGTTCGTTAATAGCGTTTCCACAACCAGGTACATGGTACATCGTTATCCTTGCgacatgttataaatataa TAAACCTGTACGCTGTCAAATGGAAGAAATGTCTATCCTACTCAATGTACGTACCAAAAAGTGTATGTTTTCTGATGAGAATCCTTGCGGTAATCACGGCATTTGTCAAGAAATTCAAAAGAATGTCCTTCATTATGCAAcatgtaattgttttaaag GTTACTCGGGATGGGATTGCACCGACATCTCAAGTACCATGTCTGCTATCTCTTTTGTGAGTGCTATACTGCTCGTTATAagcaatatcttttttataccaGCCATATGTATAGCTGTGAAACAAAGGTTGTACGCAGAAGGATTAGTATATTTGGTCACTATGCTATTTTCGTCCCTATATCACGCTTGTGACCAAAGTAATGGacaattttgtattacaaaatatgag ATTTTACAGTATAGTGATTTTTTCTCAAGTATTTTGGCATTTTGGGTAACACTGATAGCAATGGCGGAATTACCGGTAGCTTTTGTACCACTGTGCCATATGACGGGAGTGTTTGTCATCACTTTTAGTGTCCAAATTGACAGGATGTgtttaatcaatatattaataccaCTGTCACTGGGTATCATTGTACCG ATTCTGTTACAGATTTTCGCACATATTTATCGTACTTTTCAATCCAGGAAATGCAAAACACCAAGTCGAAAGATACTATTAGGTTTGCTCTTTGCTATTGTAGGTTTATTACTCTACTCTTTCAttgaaacagaaaaaaactatCAG TTTCTTACACAACAGTTCAGTTTCTGA
- the LOC105831222 gene encoding post-GPI attachment to proteins factor 6 isoform X1 codes for MFLKTIFDISPIFCLSETFVHFLSKYVYFLRKVKSLTYSKFLPKFSARNPKSSTCKIHRIYLFVSCSVIPQANQQDLLRSYKSYSDVTMFHYTVPREVIRATWQFAAFMDDPTCHPRKVYIHIRFGSYPIITTDNKVFLMRESTKRDDDIVVTTTTIYQSKNITVVPVYEPQPGDWFVAAYMSYWDEKVQQQGLGHKCQYSIGTIALWSQTDNIVNIPINYQTRLRTSTKTTYYKIYIPSGILSFRVSIWNCSFTLHTVRDIRKPCIEAIYLKGRVLPISNHFHSMESKSLTTNASYSFIESSPYEDSYYYLLIVSNSIIEFNVKIDTSECPIKLTEELFTREYMDIALSFNSMTGMNTYKELIKHKWYYKENNNSRFYNKDEFHQKNEKHETDNLYTKCIPRYQLVRVKHAETFSTVYLLQGKDWLSSRLILTDLIPIMTQFDILPLIDIGGTLEINVHLEVKKLPLTQLVLITMCIQRGRIPKLEDRHSCQNGTVTINLSSLNKRNASSLIAFPQPGTWYIVILATCYKYNKPVRCQMEEMSILLNVRTKKCMFSDENPCGNHGICQEIQKNVLHYATCNCFKGYSGWDCTDISSTMSAISFVSAILLVISNIFFIPAICIAVKQRLYAEGLVYLVTMLFSSLYHACDQSNGQFCITKYEILQYSDFFSSILAFWVTLIAMAELPVAFVPLCHMTGVFVITFSVQIDRMCLINILIPLSLGIIVPILLQIFAHIYRTFQSRKCKTPSRKILLGLLFAIVGLLLYSFIETEKNYQYVHSVWHIIMAISLIFLLPSVKSKQITSPTNASFNDDNESWICKESYGIPTFTIGDQSGKSNDRVNFLHNSSVSEFSNRETSCC; via the exons ATGTTTCTCAAAACTATATTCGACATCTCACCAATTTTCTGTTTATCTGAAACTTTTGTTCATTTTCTTTCCaagtatgtttattttttacgaaaagtTAAATCACTAACTTACTCGAAATTTTTGCCCAAATTCTCTGCTCGAAATCCCAAATCAAGTACTTGTAAAATACATCGGATATATCTTTTcg tgagTTGCAGTGTAATACCACAGGCGAATCAACAAGATCTGCTTCGCTCGTACAAGAGCTATTCCGACGTAACAATGTTCCATTATACAGTACCAAGAGAAGTGATTCGAGCTACGTGGCAATTTGCAGCTTTCATGGATGATCCCACGTGCCATCCACGGAAAGTTTACat aCATATCAGGTTTGGTAGTTATCCTATAATCACCACagataataaagtatttctaATGAGGGAGTCTACTAAACGGGATGATGATATTGTGGTTACTACTACCACAATTTatcaatcaaaaaatataactgttGTTCCAGTATATGAACCGCAACCTGGAGATTGGTTTGTAGCAGCTTATATGTCTTATTGGGACGAGAAAGTCCAACAACAA GGACTTGGACACAAATGTCAATACAGTATAGGTACAATAGCACTATGGTCGCAAAcagataatattgttaatattccCATTAATTATCAAACTAGATTACGAACAAGTACGAAGACGACATACtacaa gatATATATTCCGTCAGGAATATTGAGCTTCCGTGTATCCATCTGGAACTGCAGCTTTACGTTGCATACTGTTCGTGACATTCGTAAACCTTGTATCGAAGCTATATACTTGAAGGGACGTGTTTTACCAATATCTAATCATTTCCATTCCATGGAATCCAAAAGTCTTACCACGAATGCTAGTTACTCTTTCATAGAATCTTCTCCTTATGAagatagttattattatttattaattgtttcgaATAGCATTATAGAGTTCAACGTCAAGATTGATACAAGCG aatGTCCAATCAAATTGACAGAAGAATTGTTTACTAGAGAATACATGGATATTGCTCTGAGTTTTAATTCCATGACAGGAATGAATACttacaaagaattaataaaacacaaatggtattacaaagaaaataataacagcAGATTTTACAATAAAGATGAATTTCAccaaaaaaatgagaaacatGAGACTGACAATTTGTATACCAAGTGTATACCAAGATATCAATTGGTTCGCGTTAAACATGCAGAGACATTCTCAACCGTTTATCTTTTGCAG ggaaAAGACTGGTTAAGTTCGAGACTAATACTAACTGATTTAATTCCGATAATGACGCAGTTTGATATTTTGCCATTGATAGATATTGGTGGTACACTCGAGATTAATGTACATCTCGAagtaaaaaag CTGCCATTGACGCAATTGGTTTTGATAACAATGTGCATTCAAAGAGGTCGTATACCCAAACTAGAGGATCGTCATTCTTGTCAAAATGGTACTGTAACGATAAACTTGTCATCGTTAAACAAGCGCAACGCAAGTTCGTTAATAGCGTTTCCACAACCAGGTACATGGTACATCGTTATCCTTGCgacatgttataaatataa TAAACCTGTACGCTGTCAAATGGAAGAAATGTCTATCCTACTCAATGTACGTACCAAAAAGTGTATGTTTTCTGATGAGAATCCTTGCGGTAATCACGGCATTTGTCAAGAAATTCAAAAGAATGTCCTTCATTATGCAAcatgtaattgttttaaag GTTACTCGGGATGGGATTGCACCGACATCTCAAGTACCATGTCTGCTATCTCTTTTGTGAGTGCTATACTGCTCGTTATAagcaatatcttttttataccaGCCATATGTATAGCTGTGAAACAAAGGTTGTACGCAGAAGGATTAGTATATTTGGTCACTATGCTATTTTCGTCCCTATATCACGCTTGTGACCAAAGTAATGGacaattttgtattacaaaatatgag ATTTTACAGTATAGTGATTTTTTCTCAAGTATTTTGGCATTTTGGGTAACACTGATAGCAATGGCGGAATTACCGGTAGCTTTTGTACCACTGTGCCATATGACGGGAGTGTTTGTCATCACTTTTAGTGTCCAAATTGACAGGATGTgtttaatcaatatattaataccaCTGTCACTGGGTATCATTGTACCG ATTCTGTTACAGATTTTCGCACATATTTATCGTACTTTTCAATCCAGGAAATGCAAAACACCAAGTCGAAAGATACTATTAGGTTTGCTCTTTGCTATTGTAGGTTTATTACTCTACTCTTTCAttgaaacagaaaaaaactatCAG tACGTTCACAGTGTTTGGCACATAATCATGGCGATTtcgttaatatttttgttaccaTCAGTAAAATCAAAACAAATCACATCGCCGACAAATGCTTCCTTCAATGATGACAATGAATCGTGGATTTGCAAAGAGTCTTACGGAATCCCTACATTTACAATAGGGGATCAATCAGGAAAATCAAATGATCGTGTCAA TTTCTTACACAACAGTTCAGTTTCTGAATTTTCTAATCGAGAAACGTCATGTTGTTAA